The Pseudanabaena galeata CCNP1313 genome includes a region encoding these proteins:
- a CDS encoding chlororespiratory reduction protein 7 produces MPSSMMYYEDTYVVLPPDMQEQFVTQPELEKILHDLLVEIENQDLPTDLKNIPTIDEQVQRLIKTACDLDCGDRGTWQWYVVRLDK; encoded by the coding sequence ATGCCAAGCAGCATGATGTACTACGAAGACACTTATGTAGTGCTGCCTCCAGACATGCAAGAGCAGTTTGTCACTCAGCCAGAATTAGAAAAAATCTTGCATGATCTGCTCGTTGAGATTGAGAATCAAGATTTACCTACCGATTTAAAAAATATCCCCACAATTGATGAGCAAGTCCAACGCTTGATTAAAACTGCCTGTGATCTCGATTGTGGCGATCGCGGTACATGGCAATGGTATGTAGTCCGCCTCGATAAATAA
- a CDS encoding adenylate/guanylate cyclase domain-containing protein, giving the protein MPYIIQNQGTPQERICDLKYGVNTIGRGLDNSIVVEDDARSLSRHHAEIQVTDKGLYVTDLNSSNGTFVNQVKIIQQKLNHGDWVQFGSVVFRLVDESQSSTTSSTNQNTIPNSGLSILMRVSPEKSRVNMQDLLQQQKLATSGSVLMIQGTDEVQRTSAKLRVLLEVSQELASPEAYSALPEKILELLLKIMSVDRAVLLLVDEKTGQLEPKAYRFSNPNTTADLDFYSRKITNFVLKQGDAIISDDASLDRRFDSSQSIIQQSIQAAMCAPLKPRDHAIGVLYVDNLSRGHAYYKEDLEFLSSLANQAAIAIENAHLYRNMQSEVIRRTKLERFFPAAVSKKIEEGWDLNRIVETEVTALFSDISGFTEMTAQMQPRKVLEFLNEYFKVMVEDIVFPFGGTLEKYIADALLAVWGSPYQKEDDAVMAVNAAIAMQWAMKQLNEDWTEQGRDLQIQIHIGLNTGMVAAGNIGSENLIQYTNIGDTMNVASRICTAAKAGEVFISESTKVKISSHNLPLEKLDLIKVKGKEEALQLYRVLWQNIDVKEMLSKSKTNFSAEVS; this is encoded by the coding sequence ATGCCATATATTATTCAAAATCAAGGTACTCCCCAAGAGCGCATCTGCGATCTAAAATATGGCGTAAATACGATCGGTAGAGGATTAGATAATAGTATTGTCGTAGAGGATGATGCTCGAAGTCTTTCACGTCATCATGCGGAAATTCAGGTAACAGATAAGGGGCTATATGTTACTGATTTGAATAGTAGTAATGGCACTTTTGTTAATCAGGTCAAGATTATCCAACAAAAACTCAATCATGGTGATTGGGTGCAATTTGGTAGTGTTGTATTTCGATTAGTTGATGAATCTCAATCTAGTACAACTTCTTCTACTAATCAAAATACAATTCCCAATTCAGGGTTATCGATTTTAATGCGCGTTTCGCCAGAGAAATCTCGTGTGAATATGCAAGATTTATTGCAACAGCAGAAGCTCGCAACCTCAGGATCAGTGCTAATGATTCAGGGTACTGATGAGGTGCAGAGGACATCGGCGAAGTTACGAGTTTTGCTAGAGGTCAGCCAAGAACTAGCATCTCCTGAAGCCTATTCGGCTCTGCCTGAAAAGATTTTAGAACTGTTGCTAAAAATTATGTCTGTCGATCGCGCCGTATTATTACTGGTCGATGAGAAAACTGGGCAATTAGAACCAAAAGCCTACAGATTTAGTAATCCCAATACAACGGCTGACCTTGATTTTTATAGTCGCAAAATAACTAATTTTGTCTTAAAACAAGGCGATGCAATCATTAGCGATGATGCTTCGCTCGATCGCCGTTTTGATAGTTCTCAGTCAATTATTCAGCAATCGATCCAAGCGGCAATGTGTGCGCCCTTAAAGCCAAGGGATCATGCGATCGGCGTATTGTATGTGGATAATCTATCGCGTGGTCATGCTTATTATAAAGAAGATCTAGAATTTTTGAGTAGTTTGGCAAATCAGGCGGCGATCGCGATTGAAAATGCTCACCTCTATCGCAATATGCAATCGGAAGTGATTCGGCGCACCAAGTTAGAGCGATTTTTTCCTGCCGCCGTTAGCAAAAAAATTGAAGAAGGTTGGGACTTAAATCGGATTGTTGAAACAGAAGTCACCGCTTTGTTTTCTGATATTAGCGGTTTCACCGAAATGACTGCACAAATGCAGCCGCGCAAGGTTCTCGAATTCTTAAATGAATATTTCAAGGTGATGGTTGAAGATATTGTCTTCCCCTTTGGTGGCACATTGGAGAAATATATCGCTGATGCCCTATTAGCAGTCTGGGGTTCACCCTATCAAAAAGAGGATGACGCAGTGATGGCTGTGAATGCAGCGATCGCCATGCAATGGGCAATGAAACAATTAAATGAAGATTGGACAGAACAAGGACGAGATTTGCAAATCCAGATTCACATTGGACTCAATACGGGCATGGTTGCCGCAGGTAATATTGGCTCTGAGAATCTGATTCAGTACACCAATATTGGCGACACGATGAATGTGGCTAGCCGCATTTGTACGGCAGCAAAAGCTGGAGAAGTATTTATTTCTGAAAGTACTAAAGTGAAGATTTCCAGTCATAATCTGCCATTAGAAAAGCTGGATCTAATTAAAGTAAAGGGTAAGGAAGAGGCTTTACAGTTATATCGAGTCCTTTGGCAAAATATTGATGTTAAAGAGATGCTTAGCAAGTCCAAAACTAATTTTTCGGCTGAAGTCTCTTAG
- a CDS encoding allophanate hydrolase-related protein: protein MTASNGTRRVFICGSALRGQPDHGNLQGAKFIRPANTQTRYRLHSAGDGWHPAIYEVETGGISIPGEVYEMQADEFDYLASNEPPNMYPADVHLEDGEVLTAFLYPQELIEKFNWKDISHLGGWAAYKNA from the coding sequence ATGACAGCATCCAACGGGACAAGACGAGTATTTATTTGTGGTTCGGCTCTACGCGGACAGCCTGATCATGGAAATTTGCAAGGCGCAAAGTTTATCCGTCCAGCAAACACCCAAACTCGCTATCGACTTCATTCGGCTGGTGACGGCTGGCATCCTGCGATTTATGAAGTAGAAACAGGTGGAATTTCCATCCCTGGAGAAGTTTACGAGATGCAAGCTGATGAATTTGACTACCTCGCCAGTAACGAACCCCCAAATATGTACCCTGCGGATGTTCATTTAGAAGATGGAGAAGTTTTAACTGCTTTTCTCTATCCTCAAGAACTAATTGAGAAGTTTAATTGGAAAGATATCTCTCATCTTGGCGGATGGGCTGCTTATAAAAATGCATAG
- a CDS encoding iron uptake porin, with product MSKAFNSSLSCLAMFVALSSLYEAPAKATPQASDNLPKDSSTNLSTANLSASTSPEVNTSISNLIDRQENAVSLQPSLSTGSPVSNLDVNKLAETTDVSQVTSVSQLSDVRPTDWAFTALQSLVERYGCIAGYPDSTFRGGQALARYEFAAGLNACLDKINEIISAGLADKVSQEDLATLQKLQEEFAAELATLRGRVDALDAKTAKLEAQQFSTTTKLSGLAFFNLTGATASAPVRAERSLGNPGSPFAAPTRVGGVPTTVNRSNPNLTFGYYLFLNLTTSFTGKDALVTQLVTGNGNSPANNFVSAGYTNTWGTPFLDQTGVPSANTFNIRELFYSFPVASNVNVAIGPRLNFYRYFDGNRFTNFLTGATSFNSNGSTLSNSVDRGSGAVVTWTINPQFRFTAAYLGENTEFLNPAVPNFNTSSNPNQGLFGGTNTLSAELVYSPSRDANIRFLYTRSNIKTNGGLIGGATAEPLPYGFADDGLGGPINNATADSFVLNFDWLVTKGFGVFGRYSYGSTNISPLNPAVQGGSVNVNAFQFGLAFPDLFKESALAVLSFVVPHSYSSGRNFLLSGGGDGANQYDLELSYYYPISRNIAIVPAFYAIFNPNSFSTNPTVFVGNLRTQFSF from the coding sequence ATGTCAAAGGCTTTCAATAGTTCGCTTTCATGTCTAGCGATGTTTGTCGCGCTATCTAGTTTGTATGAGGCTCCCGCAAAAGCTACGCCTCAAGCTTCAGATAATTTACCTAAAGATTCATCAACTAATTTATCGACAGCAAATTTATCAGCAAGTACCTCCCCAGAGGTTAACACATCGATTAGTAATTTAATCGATCGCCAAGAGAATGCTGTCAGTCTTCAACCCAGTTTGTCCACGGGCTCACCAGTCAGTAATTTAGATGTGAATAAACTGGCGGAAACTACAGATGTTTCTCAAGTAACATCTGTTTCACAGCTATCTGATGTACGTCCAACTGATTGGGCTTTTACCGCTCTTCAATCCTTAGTAGAGCGTTATGGATGTATTGCAGGTTATCCAGACAGCACCTTTAGAGGTGGTCAAGCTCTAGCAAGATACGAGTTTGCGGCTGGACTCAATGCTTGTTTGGATAAGATCAATGAAATCATTTCCGCAGGACTAGCCGATAAAGTCTCTCAGGAAGATCTTGCTACTTTACAGAAGCTTCAAGAAGAATTTGCTGCGGAATTGGCTACTCTTCGTGGTCGCGTAGATGCTCTTGATGCGAAGACAGCTAAACTCGAAGCTCAACAGTTCTCAACAACGACTAAGCTCAGTGGGCTTGCCTTCTTTAACCTTACTGGAGCGACAGCATCTGCACCTGTGAGAGCTGAGCGCAGTCTTGGGAATCCTGGTAGTCCTTTTGCTGCACCTACTCGTGTTGGTGGTGTACCAACTACGGTTAATAGAAGTAATCCTAACCTTACATTTGGTTACTATCTATTCTTAAACCTGACAACATCTTTCACAGGTAAAGATGCTTTGGTTACCCAACTGGTAACAGGTAATGGCAACTCGCCAGCCAATAACTTTGTGTCTGCTGGCTATACCAACACTTGGGGAACTCCATTCCTTGATCAGACGGGTGTACCTAGTGCTAACACTTTCAATATTCGTGAGTTGTTTTATAGTTTCCCAGTTGCAAGCAATGTTAATGTAGCGATCGGTCCTCGTCTGAATTTCTATCGCTATTTTGATGGCAACCGTTTTACTAACTTCTTGACAGGTGCAACTAGTTTTAACTCAAATGGCAGTACCTTATCAAATTCCGTCGATCGCGGTTCGGGTGCAGTTGTAACTTGGACGATCAATCCACAGTTCAGATTTACAGCAGCTTATTTAGGAGAAAATACAGAGTTCCTCAATCCTGCTGTACCTAATTTTAATACTTCTAGTAATCCCAACCAAGGGCTATTTGGTGGAACCAATACTCTCAGTGCTGAGTTAGTCTATTCACCAAGTCGTGATGCTAACATTCGGTTCTTGTATACCCGCTCCAATATCAAAACTAATGGTGGTCTCATTGGTGGCGCAACGGCTGAACCTTTACCTTATGGGTTTGCGGATGATGGTCTGGGTGGTCCAATTAACAATGCTACCGCAGATTCATTTGTCTTGAACTTTGATTGGTTGGTTACTAAAGGATTTGGGGTATTTGGTCGTTACTCCTATGGTAGTACCAATATTTCGCCGCTTAATCCTGCTGTTCAAGGTGGTAGCGTTAATGTTAATGCATTCCAATTTGGGCTAGCTTTCCCAGATTTATTTAAGGAAAGTGCCTTGGCTGTGCTTTCTTTTGTTGTACCCCATAGTTATAGCAGTGGACGTAATTTCTTGCTCTCTGGTGGTGGTGATGGCGCTAATCAATACGATTTGGAGCTTTCTTACTACTATCCAATCAGCAGAAATATTGCGATCGTTCCTGCGTTCTACGCAATTTTCAATCCCAATAGTTTCTCGACTAACCCAACTGTATTTGTAGGTAATCTACGCACTCAGTTTAGTTTCTAA
- the uraD gene encoding 2-oxo-4-hydroxy-4-carboxy-5-ureidoimidazoline decarboxylase — protein MSQSEFTEAIGSIFEHTPEIAAEAWRSRPFSDVQNLHQVMAAIVLKMSDAEKLTLICAHPDLGSKFKMAEASVKEQSTVGLDQLSAAEYDRFQNLNQAYKDKFSFPFIIAVRNHTKDSILAAFEQRLQNNLEVEKQQAIAEIIEIARWRLVLAFSF, from the coding sequence ATGAGCCAATCAGAATTTACCGAAGCGATCGGTTCGATTTTTGAACATACACCTGAAATAGCCGCCGAAGCTTGGCGATCGCGTCCTTTTAGCGATGTGCAAAATTTGCATCAAGTCATGGCGGCGATCGTTCTAAAAATGAGTGATGCTGAGAAATTAACGTTAATTTGCGCTCACCCTGATCTGGGCAGTAAGTTCAAAATGGCGGAAGCATCGGTAAAGGAGCAATCCACTGTCGGGCTAGATCAACTCTCCGCCGCAGAATACGATCGCTTTCAAAATCTTAATCAAGCCTACAAAGATAAGTTCTCATTCCCCTTTATCATCGCCGTTCGCAACCATACCAAAGATAGTATTCTCGCCGCTTTTGAACAGAGACTTCAGAACAATCTAGAAGTAGAAAAACAACAAGCGATCGCTGAAATTATCGAAATTGCTAGATGGCGTTTAGTTTTGGCTTTTAGCTTTTAG
- the scpB gene encoding SMC-Scp complex subunit ScpB yields the protein MTNVLPFEQPIDPLDLDELEPEESFELEENLEAEPLSLSMDGFEQPELAIANNLKQKVEAVLYLKGQPMNLAAIAEALGCEVEDAEMGLIDLITEYAHRDSALEIVETDVGFSLRLRSEFGDLVHKLIPVDLGRGALRTLAAIALKKNIVQSELIELRGAGAYQHVQELVEQGFVRKKRQADGGRSSVLQVTTKFHQYFEIDDLTKLT from the coding sequence ATGACGAATGTATTGCCTTTTGAACAACCTATCGATCCTTTAGATTTAGACGAACTAGAGCCTGAAGAGTCTTTTGAGCTTGAGGAAAACTTGGAGGCTGAGCCACTGTCTTTGTCCATGGATGGATTTGAGCAGCCAGAATTAGCGATCGCCAATAACCTCAAACAAAAAGTAGAGGCGGTTTTGTATCTCAAGGGGCAACCAATGAACTTGGCGGCGATCGCTGAAGCTCTAGGGTGCGAGGTTGAGGATGCAGAGATGGGACTGATTGATCTAATTACAGAATATGCCCATCGAGACAGTGCTTTAGAAATTGTGGAAACTGATGTGGGGTTTTCGCTAAGACTGCGATCGGAGTTTGGGGATTTGGTGCATAAGCTCATTCCTGTGGATCTGGGGCGTGGAGCTTTACGGACGTTGGCGGCGATCGCATTGAAAAAAAATATCGTGCAGTCAGAGTTGATCGAGTTACGCGGGGCAGGAGCTTATCAGCACGTTCAGGAGTTAGTCGAGCAGGGATTTGTGAGAAAGAAAAGGCAAGCAGATGGGGGGCGATCGTCGGTTTTGCAAGTAACAACCAAGTTTCATCAATATTTTGAAATCGATGATTTAACTAAGTTAACGTGA
- a CDS encoding glycosyltransferase family 4 protein, whose amino-acid sequence MNNKRILFVSYTAVLGGGELCLLDFAHAYRETSQVVLLTDGILKNRLEDLGVKVEVLQASRSLAEVKVSSGLASLKSIGDLWRLGKQVAKKSKDFDLIHANNQKGFVVAAIARLFAGAPVVWHLHDILTADIFSATNRKIAVTLANWFATRVIVNSQATGEAFLAAGGNRRLLRTVYNGFDSEKFDQINDNQATLREELGIPRDRPLIGMFSRLSYWKGQHVLLEAASRLPDVHVLLVGDALFGEAEYTEKLKNIAAQESLKGRVHWLGFRQDIPALMKACDAIAHCSTAPEPFGRVIVEAQLSKRPAIATIGGGTSEIIENGVTGLLIPPNDPQLLADAMHLVFSDLPATQRIVETAYTQAQAKFSIISVCQAFEMAIA is encoded by the coding sequence ATGAACAACAAAAGAATTTTGTTTGTTAGCTATACCGCAGTCTTAGGTGGGGGAGAGCTTTGTTTACTCGACTTTGCCCATGCGTATCGCGAGACTAGTCAAGTAGTGCTATTAACTGATGGCATCTTAAAAAATCGTCTGGAAGATTTAGGCGTAAAAGTTGAGGTTTTACAAGCATCGCGATCGCTTGCCGAGGTGAAAGTCTCAAGCGGGTTAGCTTCACTCAAATCCATTGGCGATCTCTGGAGACTAGGGAAACAAGTAGCCAAAAAAAGCAAAGATTTTGATTTGATCCATGCCAATAACCAAAAGGGATTTGTAGTTGCAGCGATCGCCAGATTATTTGCTGGTGCGCCCGTTGTCTGGCACTTGCACGATATCTTGACGGCGGATATTTTTAGCGCGACAAATCGCAAGATCGCAGTCACATTGGCTAATTGGTTTGCCACCAGAGTGATCGTCAACTCTCAAGCGACAGGGGAAGCCTTTCTTGCCGCAGGAGGCAATCGTAGATTACTCCGCACTGTTTATAACGGATTTGACAGTGAAAAATTTGATCAAATTAATGATAATCAAGCAACTTTGCGTGAGGAATTAGGTATTCCCCGCGATCGCCCTTTGATTGGTATGTTTAGCCGTCTGTCCTATTGGAAAGGACAACATGTCTTGCTAGAGGCTGCTAGTAGGCTCCCTGATGTCCATGTGTTGTTAGTTGGTGATGCTCTGTTTGGGGAAGCGGAATATACTGAGAAGCTCAAAAATATTGCTGCCCAAGAAAGCCTCAAAGGTCGTGTCCATTGGCTCGGATTTCGACAAGATATTCCCGCTTTGATGAAAGCTTGCGATGCGATCGCCCATTGCTCAACGGCTCCTGAACCCTTTGGTCGAGTCATTGTCGAGGCTCAATTATCAAAACGTCCTGCGATCGCGACCATTGGTGGCGGCACTAGCGAAATTATCGAAAATGGAGTTACAGGTTTACTGATTCCACCCAACGATCCGCAATTACTCGCTGATGCGATGCATCTAGTTTTTAGCGATCTCCCTGCCACTCAGAGGATCGTTGAAACAGCCTATACCCAAGCACAAGCTAAATTCTCAATTATCTCGGTTTGTCAGGCTTTTGAAATGGCGATCGCCTAG
- the atzD gene encoding cyanuric acid amidohydrolase encodes MKVDVFKLPQNSPDDLTALEAAIASGKINPQQIVAIMGKTEGNGCVNDFTRGFAVQTLKNYLANFVGQDKSAAIVYVMSGGTEGALSPHLTIFTSQPSSPDAPTRMALTLGVIHTRDFTPAEIGSLTMVKEVALAVNQAIAAAGIAKDDVHFIQIKCPLVTSRDRLLDEDHDANSVSKSITSYQSMGYSRGASALGVAVALGEVQLEDLTAADICQNYALYSTVASTSAGVELRNCEILVLGNAPTSTSNFVIGHSVMQHALDAEAVIKAIASTGQTSDRVVNIFAKAEADPSGELLGRRHTMMDDSDINHTRMARAVVGAVVASIVQDPMVYVSGGAEHQGPSGGGPVAAIACID; translated from the coding sequence ATGAAAGTTGATGTATTTAAGCTTCCACAAAATAGTCCTGATGATCTCACGGCTCTAGAAGCGGCGATCGCTTCAGGCAAGATTAATCCCCAGCAAATTGTGGCGATTATGGGGAAGACCGAAGGAAATGGCTGTGTTAATGATTTTACACGCGGTTTTGCGGTGCAAACTTTAAAGAACTACCTCGCTAATTTTGTAGGACAGGACAAATCGGCAGCGATCGTCTATGTCATGTCTGGGGGAACTGAGGGAGCCTTAAGCCCGCATTTAACAATTTTTACCAGTCAACCTTCATCGCCAGACGCACCAACCCGTATGGCTTTAACCTTGGGAGTGATTCATACCCGTGATTTTACCCCTGCGGAAATTGGCTCATTAACAATGGTCAAAGAAGTTGCCCTAGCTGTGAATCAGGCGATCGCCGCCGCAGGAATCGCCAAAGATGATGTGCATTTTATCCAAATTAAATGTCCCCTTGTCACCAGTCGCGATCGCTTGCTCGATGAAGATCATGATGCGAACTCAGTCAGTAAATCGATAACTAGCTATCAATCAATGGGTTACTCGCGTGGAGCCTCAGCGCTAGGCGTAGCAGTTGCCCTAGGTGAAGTCCAACTAGAAGATCTTACAGCAGCAGATATTTGCCAAAATTATGCCTTGTATTCCACGGTTGCTTCCACATCCGCAGGGGTGGAGTTACGAAACTGTGAGATTTTGGTATTAGGGAATGCGCCAACATCCACTAGCAATTTTGTGATTGGTCATAGTGTGATGCAACATGCCCTAGATGCTGAAGCGGTGATCAAAGCGATCGCCTCCACAGGGCAAACAAGCGATCGGGTCGTAAATATATTTGCTAAAGCTGAAGCCGATCCATCGGGAGAGCTTTTGGGCAGAAGACACACGATGATGGATGATTCCGATATCAACCATACGCGCATGGCAAGGGCTGTGGTGGGGGCAGTAGTGGCTTCTATCGTGCAAGATCCGATGGTTTATGTATCAGGAGGTGCGGAACATCAAGGACCTTCAGGTGGGGGGCCAGTTGCCGCGATCGCTTGCATAGATTAA
- the uraH gene encoding hydroxyisourate hydrolase — MSGKLSTHVLNTVHGCPARNMKLELWAIADDGQRKLIKTLFTNRDGRTDELLLNEFEIKVGIYEICFYVSDYFTSCGASLPEPNFLTTVPVRFGIADKSDRYHVPLLVSPWAYSTYRGS, encoded by the coding sequence ATGTCTGGAAAACTCTCAACTCACGTCCTTAATACAGTGCATGGATGTCCTGCCAGAAATATGAAACTTGAATTGTGGGCGATCGCTGATGACGGACAGAGAAAATTAATCAAAACTCTATTTACTAACCGAGACGGTCGAACAGATGAACTGTTACTAAATGAGTTTGAGATCAAAGTGGGTATATACGAAATTTGTTTTTATGTCAGCGACTATTTTACAAGTTGTGGCGCGTCTTTACCAGAACCTAATTTCTTAACTACTGTTCCTGTGCGCTTTGGTATTGCAGATAAGAGCGATCGCTACCATGTACCTCTGCTAGTTTCACCTTGGGCTTACAGCACTTATCGTGGTAGTTAG
- the puuE gene encoding allantoinase PuuE, whose product MTYPRDMIGYGRFVPEAKWKDNARVAVQFVINYEEGGETCILHGDSASETFLSEIVGAVPFNGLRHMNMESCYEYGSRAGFWRLYRMFCDRNIPVTIYGIAMALARNPEAVAAMLEADWEIASHGYRWIDYKYFSPEQEQEHLQKAIAIHTQVTGERPLGWYTGRTSEHTRRLVVEEGGFLYDSDSYADDLPYWNYEYGKPHLVIPYTLDNNDMRFATPQGFNSGDQFFAYLRDAFDVLYAEGETSPKMMSIGLHCRLVGRPGRAAALARFLDYIQSRDRVWICRRIDIAHHWHKHHKPA is encoded by the coding sequence ATGACCTATCCAAGAGACATGATTGGCTACGGGCGATTTGTTCCCGAAGCGAAATGGAAAGATAACGCCCGTGTTGCTGTCCAGTTTGTGATTAATTATGAAGAAGGCGGCGAAACTTGTATCCTGCATGGAGACAGTGCATCTGAAACTTTTTTGTCAGAAATTGTGGGCGCTGTTCCTTTTAACGGATTGCGCCATATGAATATGGAATCTTGCTATGAATATGGCAGTCGCGCAGGATTTTGGCGTTTGTATCGCATGTTTTGCGATCGCAATATTCCTGTAACTATTTACGGTATTGCGATGGCTCTCGCTCGTAATCCTGAAGCCGTCGCTGCCATGCTGGAGGCAGATTGGGAAATTGCGAGTCATGGCTATCGTTGGATTGATTACAAATATTTTTCGCCTGAACAAGAGCAGGAACATTTGCAAAAGGCGATCGCGATTCATACACAAGTAACAGGCGAGCGTCCCCTCGGTTGGTATACGGGACGTACTAGCGAGCATACTCGCCGTTTAGTTGTGGAAGAAGGTGGATTTCTCTATGATTCCGATAGCTATGCCGATGACCTTCCCTATTGGAATTATGAATATGGCAAGCCCCATTTAGTCATTCCCTATACCCTCGATAATAACGATATGCGCTTTGCCACACCCCAAGGCTTTAATTCAGGGGATCAGTTTTTTGCCTATTTGCGTGATGCCTTTGATGTTCTCTACGCTGAAGGTGAAACATCCCCAAAAATGATGAGCATCGGTTTACATTGTCGCCTAGTCGGACGGCCGGGAAGAGCGGCGGCTTTGGCGAGATTTTTGGATTATATCCAGAGTCGCGATCGCGTTTGGATTTGTCGCCGTATTGACATTGCCCATCATTGGCACAAGCACCATAAACCAGCCTAA
- a CDS encoding aspartate aminotransferase family protein: MSPTTLEVQSQVQADPQVATDAIAEFNQYVMSTYARFPIALERGEGCRVWDSTGKEYLDFVAGIATCTLGHAHPAMVKAVTEQIQTLHHASNLFYFAPQGQLAKWLVQNSCADKAFFCNSGAEANEGAIKLARKYAHTKLGIEDPLILTANASFHGRTLATVTATGQPKYHKNFAPLVQGFDYIPYNDIAALEDAVKKYEGRLCAIMLEPLQGEGGVNPGDRAYFSRIREICDEKKILLIIDEVQVGMGRSGMLWGYENLGIQPDIFTSAKGLGGGIPIGAMMCKASCDVFEAGDHASTFGGNPFACAVALSVCNTMVKDNLIANARERGQQLRTGLQAICDRFPQHISSVRGWGLIDGLVLQESSQIQARDVVAAGIEHGLLLVPAGVKVVRFVPPLIVSAEEIDQALATVEQAIASF, from the coding sequence ATGTCGCCAACTACGCTAGAAGTACAATCTCAAGTTCAGGCTGATCCGCAAGTCGCAACTGATGCGATCGCTGAGTTTAATCAATATGTGATGAGTACCTATGCTCGCTTTCCGATCGCCCTAGAGCGCGGCGAGGGCTGCCGAGTATGGGACAGCACAGGCAAAGAATACTTGGATTTTGTGGCTGGCATTGCTACTTGTACGTTGGGACACGCACATCCTGCAATGGTCAAAGCCGTGACTGAGCAAATCCAAACTTTGCACCATGCCTCTAATTTGTTTTATTTTGCACCCCAAGGTCAATTGGCTAAATGGCTGGTACAAAACTCCTGTGCGGACAAAGCATTTTTCTGTAACTCTGGTGCTGAGGCTAATGAAGGGGCGATTAAGCTGGCGCGTAAATATGCTCATACCAAGCTCGGTATCGAAGACCCCTTAATTTTGACGGCAAATGCTAGTTTTCATGGACGCACACTCGCCACCGTTACCGCCACAGGGCAGCCCAAATATCACAAGAATTTTGCACCCCTCGTCCAAGGTTTTGACTATATTCCTTACAACGATATCGCCGCCCTCGAAGATGCTGTCAAAAAATATGAAGGCAGACTCTGCGCGATCATGCTCGAACCATTGCAAGGTGAAGGCGGTGTCAACCCTGGCGATCGCGCTTATTTCTCGCGTATTCGGGAAATTTGTGACGAGAAGAAAATTCTGCTGATTATTGATGAAGTCCAAGTGGGAATGGGACGCAGTGGAATGCTCTGGGGTTATGAAAATCTCGGTATTCAGCCCGATATCTTCACTTCGGCAAAGGGCTTAGGCGGTGGCATTCCCATCGGTGCGATGATGTGCAAGGCAAGTTGTGATGTCTTTGAAGCGGGCGATCATGCCAGTACCTTCGGCGGTAATCCTTTCGCCTGTGCCGTGGCTCTATCGGTTTGCAACACGATGGTCAAGGATAATCTGATTGCTAATGCGAGAGAACGTGGTCAACAACTACGGACTGGATTGCAAGCTATTTGCGATCGCTTTCCTCAGCATATTTCTTCGGTACGTGGCTGGGGCTTGATCGATGGTTTGGTATTGCAAGAGTCTAGCCAAATCCAAGCCCGTGATGTGGTTGCCGCAGGAATTGAACATGGTTTGTTGTTAGTGCCTGCGGGTGTAAAGGTGGTGCGCTTTGTACCACCTTTAATCGTTTCGGCTGAGGAGATTGATCAAGCTCTAGCTACTGTCGAACAGGCGATCGCAAGTTTTTAG